From a region of the Scyliorhinus torazame isolate Kashiwa2021f chromosome 15, sScyTor2.1, whole genome shotgun sequence genome:
- the LOC140391984 gene encoding transmembrane protein 272-like, producing MSAGVEKACHRCISKIASNACFIFGLLAFLALPLSMAFVGMKFLDSCPIQPLIPLYLLVGGIIGSLKVTLLLYDSAKMRQLLSKSVMIGDDDDDEYPWRQNLHRYYIHVTLSLFLFVWFILGNYWVFSAYLPNFIPPFHQPQDYCDKTVYIFSVVVLVISHTVLGLLVLCSCCLFSFSKQSDDSEEE from the exons ATGTCTGCTGGTGTGGAAAAGGCTTGCCATCGATGTATTTCAAAAATTGCCAGCAATG CTTGCTTTATCTTCGGGCTGCTTGCTTTCCTTGCATTGCCGCTGTCCATGGCCTTTGTGG GAATGAAGTTCCTGGATAGTTGCCCAATTCAGCCATTGATTCCATTGTATTTGCTGGTTGGAGGAATAATCGGCAGTTTAAAG GTCACCCTCCTGCTCTATGATTCTGCGAAAATGAGACAACTTCTGTCCAAGTCCGTCATgatcggtgatgatgatgatgacgaATATCCCTGGCGACAAAATCTGCACCGATATTACATCCACGTCACCCTCAGTCTGTTCCTCTTTGTGTGGTTTATACTGGGGAACTACTGGGTATTCTCTGCATATCTGCCCAACTTCATTCCCCCTTTTCACCAGCCTCAGGATTACTGTGATAAAACTGTGTACATATTCTCAGTTGTTGTTCTTGTCATAAGCCACACAGTTTTGGGCCTTTTGGTACTGTGCAGTTGCTGCTTATTCTCCTTCTCTAAGCAAAGCGATGATTCAGAAGAAGAATGA